From the Malaclemys terrapin pileata isolate rMalTer1 chromosome 13, rMalTer1.hap1, whole genome shotgun sequence genome, one window contains:
- the LOC128847649 gene encoding zinc finger and SCAN domain-containing protein 2-like: MQENYEAVTSLGGAGMVSEKENPQREDVEDLDLQGTVLGRSEGDFYENCKPGKACGNQRRSERPLGYDPGKKTCEPINDGGDCKDLEESTAQQRIPTEERKNTCSECGKSFSRSSHLISHQRIHTGEKPYKCLVCGKGFNQSSNLISHQRIHTGEKPYKCLNCGKGFNQSCHLIRHERTHTGEKPYKCLECGKSFIQSSDLISHQRTHTGERPFKCLDCGESFDWNMQLVRHQMHHTGEKPYKCLDCGKGFSDSSALITHQRLHTGERPYKCLDCGRRFNRSSHLTRHKRTHSGDKPYKCLECGKSFNQSSYLISHQRTHTGEKPYKCLECGKRFSWSSDLISHQRTHTGERPYKCLDCGKSFSDNSALIKHQRIHTGERPYKCLDCGKTFNQSSTHIRHQRIHTGEKP, from the exons atgcaggagaactacgaggcggtgacctcgctgg ggggtgctgggatggtgagtgagaagGAGAATCCACAGCGGGAAGATGTTGAGGACCTGGATCTGCAGGGAACAGTATTGGGAAGATCCGAGGGGGATTTTTATGAGAATTGTAAACCAGGAAAAGCCTGTGGAAATCAGCGCAGGTCAGAGAGGCCGCTGGGATATGACCCAGGGAAGAAAACGTGTGAACCCATAAATGATGGTGGAGATTGCAAGGACCTTGAGGAAAGCACAGCCCAGCAGAGAATCCccacagaagagagaaaaaacacatgcagcgagtgtgggaaaagcttcagtcgaaGTTCACATCTTATTtcccatcagaggatccacacgggagagaaaccctacaaGTGCCTTGTCTGTGGGAAAGGTTTCAATCAGAGCTCAAACCTTATTtcccatcagaggatccacacgggagagaaaccctataagtgCCTTAATTGTGGGAAAGGTTTCAATCAAAGTTGCCATCTTATTAGGCACGAGAGAACCCACACAGgtgagaaaccctataaatgcctggagtgcgggaaaagcttcattcaGAGCTCGGATCTTATTTCACACCAGAGAACCCACACGGGAGAAAGACCCTTTAAATGCCTGGACTGTGGGGAAAGTTTTGATTGGAACATGCAGCTTGTTAGACATCAGATGCaccacacgggagagaaaccctacaaatGCTTGGATTGTGGCAAGGGGTTTAGTGACAGTTCAGCCCTTATTACTCACCAGCgactccacacaggagagagaccctataaatgccttgaTTGCGGGAGAAGATTCAATCGGAGCTCACACCTGACTCGACACAAGAGGACCCATTCTGGAGacaaaccctataaatgcctggagtgtgggaaaagtttcaatcaGAGCTCATACCTTATTTCACATCAGCGAACGcatacaggagagaaaccctataaatgcctcgAGTGTGGGAAAAGATTCAGTTGGAGCTCAGATCTGATTTCACATCAAAGAACTCACACAGGCGAGAGACCTTATAAGtgcctggactgtgggaaaagctttagtGACAACTCAGcccttattaaacatcagagaatccatacaggagagagaccctataaatgcctcgactgtgggaaaactttcaaTCAGAGCTCCACCCATATtcgacatcagagaatccacactggagaaaAACCTTGA
- the LOC128847656 gene encoding uncharacterized protein LOC128847656 gives MLSLFSGTESERERLVRASQSLLDSLEGCISGTHALLRILNQHLDTSVSLEPVGGSVGVGESLERLLQAAWEMHAAAEQTDRHMRKNTSRDLYSRMSSPHTSLQEKGAIVRDFHQATMGIFGSVGGPMVAVLLQNAGLPERLEVALRELEASPVLHLPMDALRQSSEEIARAVSTCATPGGPTVETAAEPPENGPFSGTGVVQSLGEYLPDVVTGRRARNALAAAAGHLEEALQALAPACKSFQLAAAAAEVYMALIMEQQPGTGEGPGENPAGVTH, from the coding sequence ATGCTGTCCCTGTTCTCCGGCACAGAGAGCGAAAGAGAGAGGCTCGTGCgtgccagccagtccctgctcgACTCCCTGGAAGGATGCATCTCGGGCACCCACGCTCTGCTCCGCATCCTCAACCAGCACCTTGACACCAGCGTGTCCCTGGAACCGGTGGGGGGCAGCGTCGGCGTGGGGGAGAGCCTGGAGCGCCTGCTGCAGGCGGCGTGGGAGATGCACGCCGCAGcagagcagacagacagacacatgcgGAAGAACACCAGCCGGGACCTGTACTCCCGCatgtcctccccccacacctcactGCAGGAGAAGGGGGCCATCGTCCGGGACTTCCACCAGGCCACCATGGGGATCTTCGGCAGCGTGGGTGGCCCCATGGTGGCCGTGCTACTGCAAAACGCCGGCCTCCCGGAGCGGCTGGAGGTGGCTCTGCGGGAGTTGGAGGCCTCTCCGGTCCTGCACCTGCCGATGGATGCCCTGCGCCAGAGCAGCGAGGAGATTGCCAGGGCTGTGTCCACTTGTGCCACCCCTGGGGGCCCAACTGTAGAAACGGCTGCAGAGCCCCCAGAGAATGGCCCCTTCTCTGGGACCGGCGTGGTGCAGAGTCTGGGCGAATACCTGCCCGATGTCGTCACGGGGCGTCGTGCTAGGAACGCCCTGGCAGCGGCCGCTGGGCACCTGGAGGAGGCGCTTCAGGCACTGGCACCGGCCTGCAAGTCTTTCCAGTTGGCGGCTGCCGCGGCTGAGGTCTACATGGCCCTGATCATGGAGCAGCAGCCGGGAACGGGCGAGGGGCCGGGCGAGAATCCTGCCGGTGTCACCCATTGA